The genome window tattttaaacaattactacttaaaaaaatgcgggccagggAGCGGGTCCGGTAtagttattttgtattttttgtggtccgagttgcgggctgggttagttgaaaacgttggTCGGGTGCCGGTTGTTTTGTACagtacattgacccgcgcatcactgtcTCCCAAGCTTAGTTTTGCTTGATATCTCAGTGCTGAATTTCCCTTTTATTATGTTTCTTTTTTCCAGCACCAACTGGGACAGCAGCAATAACTGATCCTGCATCCAGTTGGGCTTTCTTTTCCGTTTTGGCGAGTTCATAATCCaccgtcatttatttattaggctTCTTCAATATATAGGCAACATATCTTGCTTTAAGTAGTCTATTTAGGCTAATAGGATGTAAATTAATCAAGCAAGTGTTAATGcaatgtcattttttattattaggcaaATGGCGGTTTTCATTTGGGTATTATAccttaatttaatttcattcacgacttttcttttatatatgcatttcgatggcattactattattattttgtgaaggacaCAGACATATTTCGATGTAATTCCATGATTTGGTGCATGTTATGTTCCGCATGACAGCCCTGTCATCTAACAACCAATCACCATGGTCATTGCGAGACAGCTCGTGCATGAGAATTGACGTCATCCGTAGCAACGAAGACTCACTCTTAGTTTAAGAGTTATATTttttccttactaaaagtaggtctgaaaggcgttgtgaataacttttaagAGAAAACTCCTAGCTAAAATCTTTTAGTGCAATTTAGGAGTACTCTTAGTGGTAAgataaaattctttgtgaatacggccccaGAAGGGTTTATGCAAAGTCAGTAGTAGGTAAGAAAAtgatttaaaggacaagttcggtattttacacttaaagccctgttttcagatacttaccgagtggtcaggggtgttcactgatatgcttacacaaaaatcgctgcaaaagatgctttccaacaggtgttttaccattcgttgtaaacttgtggacctatttttctaaacgcctcacacccgtatattcttctgttgagagcttgaataataaactaaataaaatattttttattaaaaacactcaaataaaacttaattttgaagaaactatgacagaacattgaacacatactagatttttaatgaattaaatgtttttacagaaacctctaacaggaatagctgcgtgatgaagtgaaactaaagggttaataaacacaaaccgaagcgctttctatatgacgcactctgcataatattaagcctttatacaacataaatgtacaacGTGCATCTATCTGCATGAAATGCAAGACTTCAACTAAGTTTTCAACTAAGTTATCTAAAAAGTTTAAGGTATCTCTTgtcatttgatgtttaaatatgagatgataactTTTGACAgcgctgtacattttgcacctgACTGACTTTATTTCCGAAAATCACGGCATCCTTTTAAACCATAGTGCCTCAGTGATGTGAGGTGTGGCCGGCTTCACGGAATTATccgtttgtttttgaatcacgCATGGTAATGTAACTGATGGCATACCTCAATCTGCGTAGCTCGACACGACGTCCAACACGCATCTCCAGACCCACGCTGCGTTCCAAACCGCATACTTTCATACTATcctagtaggcaaaaagcactacttctcgtactctttgcctactatatataGTGTGGAAGTAGGCAATTTGGGACGCAGTgccagtctttactaccacatgcgcttgtaacactaaccagacatccaaatgccgccatatccacaataaataaacccacatgatcatTGTTTTCGTGATCTATCATCAATGCCACGTTCAAgtactcgtgcccatccctagcaCCTATACAGCTATTTTGAGGGTGGGgctgatagaacaaacacccgaaaattctcaggccagcatcatatgtccaaatttcagttaaaatcgttctatttcatcataaacaatctgaaaacagggctttaagtgtaaaatcccgaacttgtcctttaaaggaaaacacctcCTTACAcaagtagttacacaagtatggtggcacaaaataaaacgtggcgattgtCCGAGGTttaagtgctgcaaactaagcgCTTTTCCGCCACACAAtacagttctcatttttatctacTTAAAAAATcggcacgttttattttgtgccaccatacttgctcgtGTAACtattcatgtaacagtctttaagtAGGGAAAActtggaagtgtttggtggcttctaaattcatccctgtttggatcctaaggaatgaatggggctagactaaatgctaatacattcacaacgcactgtacaaagattaaatgcaatcattgaaaaaagataggcatgtattaatttgtctaagttgaggtaagaacatagtaaaattgaaaaatggtggtgttttccttttaaaattgtaaaaattttGGTTTTCTGAATATTGTGCTTTTCATTAGGAGACGACTTCCCACAATTATGCTGAAACTGCGCATGGCTCAGAATCTTAAGACAGCCATAACCTTCATTGAGCAGGGGCGTATCCTTCAATCATACGTTTACAAACTGAACTGTTAATAATTTCAAGTTCACCGTGCTTTGttgacacaaaataaacagcTATTAAAATTCAGTTTGGTAAAATGTGTGTTGTGGTAAGCAAATAATAACTTATCAGtgtaatttgttttatttttatgtaattaaatGCACTTCTATATCTTCTTTGGTTATGTTGAATGTGTATCTTATACCACGTTTTAATATCCcgaaaaaaagtttagtttaatTAGCAGTATAATCACATTAAACCCTTTCCTTGACGGAGCATCAGATATTCGAGTCGGGCCTGAACTTGTCACTGATCCGGCATTTCTTGTTACAAGGTATGTTACAGTTATTCCCAGTCAAAAGTTATGTGACACACTGGTagctaaaatacattttagactTTATTGTGCAATATTGTTATAGGAGTATGGAAGACTTTGTCACATGGGTGGACTCATCCAAGATCAAACAACATGTCATGAATTACAATGAGGAGGTATGCATGTCAATATATATTCTCATTTATTTATCACAGCCCTTTGCATATCAACTAACACTTCATGATAGCAGAAAACTGTTTGTAATACTTTACAGTTTATGCTGGATGACAATTTTTCCTGTTTAGAAATTTGTCTGCATATTAATGAATAATTTATCATTTTCTCCAGAGGGATGATTTTGACCTTGTGGTCTAAATATCCTGCTTCCAATTATACGGAATTGTCTTTAGAGCGGACGTGACGACCAACACAAGAGCagcttttgttttattttattttaaatttaaaaaatccttTGCAGACATAAATGCTCATCTTTGTAAACATGAGTGTGAGTGCATTAAAGtgtgatattttttttttgtatttcattGAGTATGTTTAACTTGTAAACAATAAACCTTTGCAATGATTTTGTACTCAATATGTATTACATTTCTtacaatttacaaataaatcacaagcaaatgtttgtttttgacagCTCAGCTGGGATTTAAAATCTGGCACATAAAAGTTTCTTCAACTGCTGTTATGATTTTGCATGAATGTCACAAACACTTTGCATGGCTCAGTAAGACGTCTGTAACAAACATACAGAAAATTTTCTAACAAACGTACATTTATCACTACCTATAACTAACAGTTATAAATTgctataataatatttaaaaagactATAGCATTGTGAACTTGACAAAACACACTTTTCATAAAGATTGTAAAGTCTCTCAGACAAAACCTTAAGGCCATGGTGAACTATTTGGTGTCCAAACATTTTTTGGACTGAACCCCTGAGAGTTATTGCTTTAATTTATAATTTACATTCACAGCCACCAGAATCGTACATAGACAAGGAGTGTAATGAAAATGACAGAACCGGCAGCTACTTTAGCATAGGTGGACCGTGTGTTGAGATATTTGGCATCGCTGCGGTATTTCTTCGACAGACTGGACAGGTTAGCAGCTTTGGAATCCAAAGCTACAGAGAGAGAAGTGTGACAAAAAACACTCTTTAGTGGCATTTAACAAACAATTTGATAATATGTTCCTCAAATGAAAAGACCAAAGTCTTTACTCACCAGACAAGGCTTCACCACGCTGGAGAACCTCTTCTATATTGGCAACCATAATTCTTTGGACGTCTTGCAACTCTGTATTGATGTTGCCTAAATTTCTTCGTGCCCTGCTGTCAATGTACGATTTTTTGGCCTTCTGTATGTATGTGTCTTGAGAAAAatggaaatatttattatttgactTCTAACCAAAGTGACCTACACTATGTACAAGACAGCCCACTGAAGTAACCAACAAGTCAGGTGTTTTATTCTTCAATAAACCTTTGTGGCAACCACCACAACACTCATTAAAGTATTCAAGTATAtaatttaggggtggtttctgggagagggattatcttaaaacaGTACTAGGCGTTactttaattaggaaatataactagttttaacaaacatgccttacttgtttgcattttgatgcaaaacaaagggcactgatgtattttaagatatgtcagtccaagttgttttcagtttggacagcttatacatttattttagtctaggactagtctaatccctgtctgggaatcCACCCCTTAGGAAATTTCTAGATTGGCTGAGATGTTTCTTACCAAATTCAATAAAAGAGTATGGCCGTGATACTGATGAGACCTTCATCCCATACTGCTCACTGAATTCTCCTTCAAGATCCTCTAGATAAGCAAATGCCAGTTTTTTTGGGAATCCTGCTTCACATAAGGCCAAGTAACACACTCCTTTCTCAATGGCATAGCTGGagaaaaaaacaagtttttgaTTTGTGATCACACCCAGACATATATCaacccgtgtgtgtgtgtgtgtgtgtgtgtgtgtgtgtgtgtgtgtgtgtgtgtgtgtgtgtgtgtgtgtgtgtgtgtgtgtgtgtgtgtgtgttagtactTACTGAAAGCACATGGTACCTGCTTCTAAAGTACATCGTGCAGGACTCTGTTCATTCAGTTTTCGACAAAGCTGCTTGGCTTGACTCTGATACTTCTGTAGGTCTCGTCCAGACTGTAGAGTCATCACTTTAGTAACTCGTATTTGAAGTATTATACAGTCAAAAAATAGCAATGAAAACAGAGCTGGCATGTATCAGAAACTTCTAAATGCATCCTATGACTAAGAACAGACCTAATCTTTTCGTACTTGAAACTTATTGCAGACTTATTTGGAGCATAGAGACCATTCAAAATCCATTCATACCTGGTCATCATCTTGCATAGATGCAGCAAGTGGCAACCCGTCGGCGACTCGAAAAATCATCGTCAGCAACACCATTTTCCCTGTCTTCTGTCTACTTCAAAGTGAAGCGATGTATTTTTTCACTGTCTGGTAAAAAGTGACACATTTGAACTTACAACAGAGTTCAGATGAGTTGGCCGGAAGAGGGCGTGTTACCTCAAATTCTTTCCGACTTTTGCATTCCAAACGTtccgttttttttattattattgatgtcaAGAATAACATTTTCTATAGCGTTCTATAACAcataataacaaaaattaaagcAGTAGTAGGAATAATGAATATATAGGAAAATATAGAAattgttataaacaaaaattgtatataaatatatattttatttttgcataagacatgtatgttattttaatatatttgtttgtttatatatctatctatttatttttaagcaatATGCAACAATGTTAATTAACATTTAGCTATGCAGCATTTTAGCTTTTAAAAACCAGTTGGGAATTTAACGAATATAGTATAGTGTTTCTGGAGCCTTGGCTTTGTTGTGTTAGAAATTGTGCATGCATGCATTAgtaaaatgattaaaaacacTCGTTCATTTAAATGTACTACAAAACCTAGCTATAAAAAGCAAACAGAACACACACTGGCAACCCTAATGCAAACCCTCGGTGACAAACTGTACAGAGGTCAGTAAAACTAGTTCTTATAAAAGAACAattctaaaatatatttagtgcaGATTTATTTAAACTATGACGTATAAAATCAGCTTGAtatgttttactttttaatgtgtttttgttggTTAGCATTTAGGCATGTTAAATCGATTGCGCTCGAGCGCTTCTGTCTGATTAGTTCGATTACTCAGGTCTGCAGAACGATCGTGTTGGCTGATCTTGCTTGTTGAGCGTTCCTCCTGCTGCTGACCAAGAACAGCGCGATAAACCTCTGCATCTGCACTGACGGTAATATCAGCtaaataaagtcatttttacactCTTTACTTCTTTTACACTTTGTTTAAATGTGGCATATTCAAGAAATCGAGTGAAATAATGTGTCTGAGTGTtgccaccattgttgttttcTACGTTGTGGTCAACAATCACAGCAAAACAAATTGCGAATGGTTTAATTTTGAAACACATATGTAATTGTTAGTTTTTCTAAGGGATAATAATGATGTCATTATGCGTGTTTCCGCGTTAAGAAGCAGTTTTGTCTCCGCGTAACAGTTAGTTGTTTCGCGAGTGTTTATTATTGTAAACACGTATTTCTAGGCCACATTGTTTGCGTGCTATAATGTTACTTATGAAAGGAGCAATAGACAATAGAGATTTTGTGTTGAATATTATAATTGTTTGCTTTTTTGCAGGCATTATTGGTTCATGTTTTTTTGTACAAACCCATACCCTATTAAGTCATTATCACAGATCGTTTTTGTGTTGTAAGAACAGTTGTCACTTTTTGAGCACAGTGGTTTGTACGTGGTGTGTGTGAGTTAACGGTTTTCACCTCAGCAGGCGATTAGTTCAGCCTCATTGCATTGACTGTGCAGCTCTTTTGATGCCACACAAGGGCCCTTTATGCGCGAGGCTCCAGCTGGACATGCATGTGTGCTCTGATTGGATGATGTTCATAATACAAGAGAATTGACGTTTACAAGTAAATATAAACGTCGCATTTcgatgttatttttaaaaagattaataCATTTGTTGGTGGGCATTGAAAAAAATTGTACTTCTTTAAATTGGCCAGTATTTGACAAATGtcaaaggggacatatcatgaaaatctgacttcttTCATGTTTAGGTGCTTCGATCAAtctagaaaacatgaaaaagttcaacccagtaactttgttttggtaaaccattctctgcaagcatgtggaagaATAGC of Misgurnus anguillicaudatus chromosome 2, ASM2758022v2, whole genome shotgun sequence contains these proteins:
- the LOC129442713 gene encoding vesicle-trafficking protein SEC22b-A, which gives rise to MVLLTMIFRVADGLPLAASMQDDDQSGRDLQKYQSQAKQLCRKLNEQSPARCTLEAGTMCFHYAIEKGVCYLALCEAGFPKKLAFAYLEDLEGEFSEQYGMKVSSVSRPYSFIEFDTYIQKAKKSYIDSRARRNLGNINTELQDVQRIMVANIEEVLQRGEALSALDSKAANLSSLSKKYRSDAKYLNTRSTYAKVAAGSVIFITLLVYVRFWWL